In Marinobacter antarcticus, one genomic interval encodes:
- a CDS encoding Na(+)-translocating NADH-quinone reductase subunit A, protein MIKIKKGLDLPISGAPEQTITDGKPVRHVALIGFDYIGMKPTMAVKEGDRVKRGTLLFTDKKTEGVRYTSPAAGVVKEINRGERRVFQSVVIEIDGDDAETFARFSDSDLAGLERQQVVDNLVESGLWTALKTRPYSKVPAIDTAPHSIFVSVMDTNPLAADPTLVIAENAAAFENGLTILGRITSGKVFVTGRPGSNVSVPKADNIDVQQFDGLHPAGNVGTHIHHLDPVSVSKCVWTINYQDVIDIGQLFSTGELNVGRIVALGGPKALKPRLVRTRLGASLAELLDGEVATDCDVRAISGSVFGGRRGDGPCAYLGRFANQVSLLEEGNKRYFMGWLTPGVNKFSVLNIYLSKLSGNKLFNFTTTTNGSERAMVPVGAYEKVMPLDILPTQLLRALIVGDTEMAQKLGALELDEEDLALCTFVCPGKYEYGPILRENLTRIEIEG, encoded by the coding sequence ATGATCAAGATCAAAAAAGGCCTGGATCTTCCCATCAGCGGCGCTCCCGAACAGACCATTACAGACGGCAAACCGGTTCGCCATGTTGCGCTAATCGGTTTTGACTACATCGGCATGAAGCCGACGATGGCTGTTAAAGAAGGGGACCGTGTCAAACGCGGTACGCTGCTGTTCACGGACAAGAAGACCGAAGGCGTTCGTTACACATCACCTGCCGCTGGTGTGGTGAAAGAAATCAATCGCGGTGAGCGTCGGGTGTTCCAGTCAGTTGTCATCGAAATTGATGGTGACGACGCTGAGACCTTCGCCCGCTTCAGTGACTCGGACCTTGCCGGTCTGGAACGTCAGCAGGTGGTCGATAATCTGGTTGAGTCCGGTTTGTGGACGGCTCTGAAGACCCGTCCGTACAGCAAAGTTCCGGCAATCGACACTGCTCCGCACTCCATTTTCGTATCCGTTATGGACACCAATCCGCTGGCGGCTGATCCCACTCTGGTGATCGCTGAAAATGCGGCAGCGTTTGAGAACGGCCTGACTATTCTGGGCCGGATCACCTCTGGCAAAGTGTTCGTGACCGGCCGGCCCGGATCTAACGTATCCGTTCCAAAAGCCGATAACATTGATGTTCAGCAGTTTGATGGCTTGCATCCCGCCGGAAACGTCGGGACTCATATACATCACCTTGATCCGGTGTCTGTCTCAAAGTGCGTCTGGACAATTAACTACCAGGACGTAATTGATATAGGGCAGCTGTTTTCAACCGGTGAGCTGAATGTTGGCCGGATTGTTGCGCTTGGCGGCCCCAAGGCCCTGAAGCCGCGCCTGGTTCGCACCCGTTTGGGCGCCAGCCTGGCCGAACTTCTCGATGGCGAAGTGGCCACAGACTGTGATGTACGCGCGATTTCCGGTTCTGTGTTTGGCGGTCGCCGTGGCGATGGCCCCTGTGCTTACCTTGGCCGTTTTGCCAATCAGGTATCTCTGCTGGAAGAAGGCAACAAGCGCTACTTCATGGGATGGCTGACGCCGGGCGTTAACAAGTTCTCCGTTCTGAATATCTACCTGTCCAAGCTTTCCGGTAACAAGCTTTTCAATTTCACGACCACCACCAATGGCAGTGAACGCGCCATGGTGCCGGTAGGTGCCTACGAAAAGGTTATGCCTCTGGATATTCTGCCTACCCAGTTGCTGCGTGCGCTGATTGTGGGTGATACCGAAATGGCTCAGAAGCTTGGCGCTCTGGAGTTGGACGAAGAAGATCTGGCGCTGTGCACTTTCGTGTGCCCGGGTAAATATGAATACGGTCCGATTCTCCGCGAGAACCTGACCCGAATCGAGATCGAGGGCTAA
- a CDS encoding NADH:ubiquinone reductase (Na(+)-transporting) subunit B, which translates to MAIRQFLDGIEHHFEKGGKYERWYALYEAADTIFYTPSSVTSTTSHVRDGVDLKRIMITVWMCTFPAMFFGMWNIGFQANSFLASNPDALIADNGLRAAFIQALAVTGAGAGIWDNFVYGLAYFVPVYFVTFVVGGFWEVLFATVRRHEVNEGFFVTSILFALICPPTIPLWQVALGITFGVVIGKEVFGGTGKNFLNPALTGRAFLYFAYPAQISGDTVWTAVDGFSGATALSWAASGGLDALESNIGWMNAFMGSIQGSMGETSTLAVLIGGLILIGMRIASYRIVGGVLIGMIGMAVLLNVVGSETNPMFAIPAHWHLVMGGFAFGMMFMATDPVSSAMTNTGRWCFGILVGVMTILIRVINPAFPEGIMLAILFANLFAPLMDHYVVQANVKRRLARG; encoded by the coding sequence ATGGCTATCAGACAGTTTCTCGATGGAATCGAGCATCATTTTGAAAAAGGAGGCAAGTACGAGCGCTGGTATGCGCTTTACGAAGCCGCCGATACCATTTTCTACACGCCCAGTTCGGTAACCTCGACAACCTCGCACGTTCGTGATGGCGTTGATCTCAAGCGCATTATGATCACGGTGTGGATGTGTACCTTTCCGGCGATGTTCTTTGGTATGTGGAACATTGGCTTTCAGGCGAACAGCTTTCTGGCGTCAAACCCGGACGCGCTGATTGCTGACAATGGTCTGCGTGCAGCCTTTATACAGGCTCTTGCGGTTACAGGGGCCGGCGCTGGCATCTGGGACAACTTTGTTTACGGGTTGGCGTACTTTGTTCCCGTCTACTTCGTGACCTTTGTGGTTGGTGGTTTCTGGGAAGTGCTGTTCGCCACCGTGCGTCGTCACGAGGTGAATGAAGGCTTCTTCGTAACCTCAATCCTGTTTGCGTTGATCTGCCCGCCGACTATCCCGCTTTGGCAGGTAGCTCTGGGCATTACCTTCGGTGTCGTAATCGGTAAGGAAGTTTTCGGTGGTACCGGCAAAAACTTCCTGAACCCCGCGCTGACTGGCCGTGCATTTCTGTACTTCGCCTATCCGGCGCAGATCTCCGGCGATACGGTATGGACTGCAGTTGACGGTTTCAGTGGTGCAACAGCTCTGAGCTGGGCAGCAAGCGGTGGCCTGGATGCGCTGGAAAGCAATATTGGCTGGATGAACGCATTCATGGGTTCTATTCAGGGCTCTATGGGCGAAACCTCTACGCTGGCTGTACTCATTGGTGGTCTGATACTGATCGGCATGCGAATTGCCAGCTACCGGATTGTGGGTGGTGTGCTCATCGGCATGATCGGTATGGCCGTTTTGCTGAATGTTGTCGGTTCTGAAACCAACCCGATGTTTGCGATTCCGGCTCATTGGCACCTGGTTATGGGTGGCTTTGCTTTCGGTATGATGTTCATGGCAACAGATCCGGTCTCTTCGGCAATGACCAACACCGGTCGCTGGTGCTTCGGTATTCTGGTGGGTGTAATGACCATCCTGATCCGGGTTATTAATCCGGCATTCCCGGAGGGCATCATGCTGGCGATTCTGTTCGCTAACCTCTTTGCTCCGCTTATGGATCATTACGTGGTTCAGGCCAACGTCAAAAGGAGGCTCGCTCGTGGCTAA
- a CDS encoding Na(+)-translocating NADH-quinone reductase subunit C, translated as MAKGKETVSRTLIVALVLSIVFSVVVSTAAVVLRPAQIKNQNLDIKTNILSAAGMLPQGAGAEEIEKVFSQFEVRLVDLETGEYVEPSFVDVKDPMKYDMYKSASNPEMSTRIPASEDLAGIKRRPNVAKVYTLSEGGNLKRVVLPIHGYGLWSTLYGFMSLKGDLNTIEGLGFYAHAETPGLGGEVDNPRWKSQWVGKELYGNNTSQPEIRLVKGGVSANTADKEHKVDALSGATLTSRGVQHLVNYWMGGRGFAPFLKKLREGEV; from the coding sequence GTGGCTAAAGGTAAAGAAACCGTCTCCAGAACGCTGATTGTTGCTCTGGTACTGAGTATTGTGTTCTCTGTTGTAGTCTCTACCGCGGCGGTAGTGCTCCGCCCGGCGCAGATCAAGAACCAGAACCTGGATATCAAGACAAACATCCTGTCTGCGGCAGGAATGCTGCCTCAGGGAGCCGGCGCTGAGGAAATCGAAAAAGTATTTTCGCAATTTGAAGTGCGTCTGGTGGATCTCGAAACCGGTGAATACGTGGAGCCGTCTTTCGTGGATGTTAAAGATCCCATGAAGTATGACATGTACAAAAGCGCTTCAAATCCCGAGATGTCGACCAGGATTCCAGCCTCTGAAGATCTGGCTGGCATCAAGCGCCGCCCCAATGTCGCAAAGGTTTATACTCTGAGCGAAGGTGGTAATCTCAAGCGTGTGGTACTGCCGATTCACGGTTACGGGCTATGGTCTACTCTGTATGGTTTCATGTCGCTTAAAGGGGATCTGAACACCATTGAGGGTCTGGGTTTCTACGCGCACGCAGAAACACCCGGCCTCGGGGGTGAAGTAGATAACCCGCGCTGGAAATCGCAGTGGGTAGGCAAGGAGCTTTACGGTAACAACACGTCTCAACCAGAAATTCGCCTGGTTAAGGGTGGCGTAAGCGCTAACACTGCTGACAAAGAGCACAAGGTCGATGCGCTTTCCGGAGCAACACTGACCAGCCGTGGCGTTCAGCACTTGGTTAACTACTGGATGGGTGGCCGGGGCTTCGCACCGTTCCTCAAGAAACTTCGTGAAGGGGAGGTCTGA
- a CDS encoding NADH:ubiquinone reductase (Na(+)-transporting) subunit D, translating into MAEITAKQVLFEPIFSNNPIGLQILGICSALAVTTSMNVTIVMCLSVIAVTAFSNLAVSLVRTQIPASIRIIVQMTIIASLVIVVDQILKAYAYEISKQLSVFVGLIITNCIVMGRAEGFAMKNGPWLSFLDGIGNGLGYSVMLLFVAFFRELLGAGSLFGVTILSPVNEGGWYVTNGLLLLPPSAFFIIGLAIWGLRSWMPEQVEEEDYKMSRHTHKEAF; encoded by the coding sequence ATGGCCGAAATAACCGCCAAACAGGTTCTTTTTGAACCGATATTCAGTAATAACCCGATCGGGCTGCAGATCCTTGGTATCTGTTCAGCACTTGCCGTAACCACGAGCATGAACGTCACCATCGTTATGTGTCTTTCGGTTATCGCTGTTACCGCGTTTTCCAACTTGGCTGTCTCACTGGTTCGTACCCAGATTCCGGCAAGCATCCGGATCATCGTACAGATGACCATTATTGCTTCTCTGGTAATCGTGGTTGATCAGATACTCAAGGCCTATGCTTACGAAATCAGTAAACAGCTTTCTGTATTCGTTGGTCTGATCATCACCAACTGTATTGTTATGGGGCGCGCCGAAGGTTTCGCTATGAAGAACGGCCCCTGGTTGAGCTTCCTCGACGGCATTGGTAACGGTCTGGGCTACTCGGTCATGCTGCTGTTCGTGGCTTTTTTCCGCGAGCTTCTGGGTGCCGGTTCACTGTTCGGTGTGACCATCCTGTCTCCGGTAAACGAAGGTGGCTGGTACGTGACAAATGGCCTGCTGCTGCTGCCACCGAGTGCGTTCTTCATCATTGGTCTTGCGATCTGGGGGCTGCGTTCCTGGATGCCTGAGCAAGTAGAAGAAGAGGACTACAAAATGTCCCGCCACACCCATAAGGAGGCCTTCTGA
- the nqrE gene encoding NADH:ubiquinone reductase (Na(+)-transporting) subunit E: MEHYISLLLKAIFIENMALAFFLGMCTFLAISKKIEAATGLGIAVVVVLTLTVPVNNLIYNNILREGALSWAGLPDVDLSFLGLITYIGVIAAIVQIMEMILDKYIPALYSALGVFLPLITVNCAIMGAALFMVERDYTFSESVVYGFGAGVGWALAIIALAGIREKLKYSDVPEGLRGLGITFITVGLMSLGFMSFSGISL, from the coding sequence ATGGAGCATTATATCAGCTTGCTTCTCAAGGCAATTTTCATTGAGAACATGGCGCTCGCGTTCTTCCTGGGTATGTGCACGTTTCTTGCCATTTCCAAGAAGATTGAAGCGGCGACGGGTCTCGGTATTGCCGTTGTTGTGGTTCTGACACTGACCGTGCCAGTCAACAACCTGATCTACAACAACATCCTGCGTGAAGGTGCGTTGTCCTGGGCAGGTTTGCCTGATGTGGATCTGAGTTTTCTTGGGTTGATTACCTACATCGGCGTTATCGCGGCCATTGTTCAGATCATGGAAATGATTCTGGACAAATATATCCCCGCACTTTACTCCGCACTGGGCGTGTTCCTGCCATTGATTACAGTGAACTGCGCAATCATGGGTGCTGCACTGTTTATGGTGGAACGTGACTATACGTTCAGTGAAAGTGTGGTTTATGGCTTTGGTGCCGGTGTGGGCTGGGCTCTGGCTATTATTGCCCTGGCCGGCATCCGTGAAAAGCTGAAGTACAGCGATGTTCCTGAAGGTCTGCGTGGCCTGGGTATCACCTTCATTACCGTTGGTCTGATGTCCCTTGGCTTTATGTCATTCTCTGGGATTTCCCTGTAA
- the nqrF gene encoding NADH:ubiquinone reductase (Na(+)-transporting) subunit F — translation MYTEIILGVVMFTVIVLALVAIILAARSKLVSTGDVTIEINDDPEHTVKTEAGGKLLGTLAGSGIFLSSACGGGGTCAQCKCKVLDGGGAMLATEKTHFTNREEKEGWRLSCQVPVKQDMKIEVPEEFFGVQKWECEVASNHNVATFIKELILKLPEGEEVDFRAGGYVQLECPPYEIDFKDFDIEEDFHGDWDKLDIWRYKAINKEETIRAYSMANYPEEKGVLKFNIRIATPPPGTDHPPGIMSSYTFNLKPGDKVTVMGPFGEFFAKKTEAEMVFIGGGAGMAPMRSHIFDQLKRLNSKRKISFWYGARSVREMFYVEDFDMLAEENENFEWHVALSDAQPEDNWEGPTGFIHNVLYDKYLKDHPAPEDCEFYMCGPPIMNASVIKMLKDMGVEDENIMLDDFGG, via the coding sequence ATGTATACAGAAATCATACTCGGCGTGGTCATGTTCACCGTTATCGTTCTGGCGCTTGTGGCGATCATCCTCGCGGCGAGATCCAAACTGGTAAGCACCGGTGATGTGACCATCGAAATCAATGACGATCCGGAACATACCGTAAAAACGGAAGCCGGCGGCAAGCTTCTGGGCACACTGGCAGGCAGCGGTATTTTCCTGTCGTCAGCCTGTGGTGGTGGCGGTACCTGCGCGCAATGCAAGTGTAAAGTGCTTGATGGCGGCGGGGCGATGCTGGCTACGGAAAAGACCCACTTCACGAACCGTGAAGAGAAGGAAGGCTGGCGCCTGTCGTGCCAGGTTCCGGTTAAGCAGGACATGAAAATTGAAGTGCCTGAAGAGTTCTTCGGTGTTCAAAAGTGGGAGTGTGAGGTTGCCTCCAACCACAACGTGGCCACCTTTATCAAAGAACTTATACTGAAGCTTCCGGAAGGCGAGGAAGTGGATTTCCGCGCTGGCGGTTATGTTCAGCTGGAGTGTCCTCCTTACGAAATCGATTTCAAGGATTTTGATATTGAAGAGGATTTCCACGGCGATTGGGACAAGCTTGATATCTGGCGCTACAAGGCAATCAACAAGGAAGAGACCATCCGCGCCTATTCTATGGCGAACTATCCGGAAGAGAAGGGTGTTCTCAAGTTTAATATCCGTATTGCCACCCCGCCTCCGGGGACTGATCACCCGCCGGGTATCATGTCTAGCTATACGTTCAACCTGAAGCCGGGTGACAAGGTTACGGTTATGGGGCCATTCGGTGAGTTCTTCGCCAAGAAGACCGAAGCGGAAATGGTGTTTATCGGCGGCGGAGCCGGCATGGCACCAATGCGTTCCCATATCTTTGATCAGCTCAAGCGCCTGAACTCCAAGCGCAAGATCAGCTTCTGGTATGGTGCCCGGAGTGTCCGCGAGATGTTCTACGTGGAAGACTTCGACATGCTTGCCGAAGAGAACGAGAACTTCGAATGGCACGTGGCCCTGTCTGATGCGCAGCCGGAAGACAACTGGGAAGGCCCAACGGGCTTTATCCACAACGTTCTGTATGACAAATACCTTAAGGATCACCCCGCTCCGGAAGACTGTGAGTTCTATATGTGCGGGCCTCCTATCATGAACGCGTCTGTTATCAAGATGCTGAAGGATATGGGTGTTGAAGACGAGAACATCATGCTGGATGACTTCGGAGGCTAA
- a CDS encoding FAD:protein FMN transferase: MTSRMLQPARVAFASIFMMLALVALAGCSFQPDEEVWEISGPAFGTTYHISVVLPEDHERLQALAKGIDDALEGVDASMSTWREDSELSKLNRREDQSDWIPVSDGLFEVLARANEISRLTGGAFDVTIGPMVNLWGFGPDARPEQIPSEEALARALAKTGYEQLTLQADPPAVKAAMPQYIDLSAIAKGYGVDVVARYLDSEGVEAYLVEIGGEIRTHGQKPDGSVWRLAIEQPVDGAEHTVNSIVSLPSRAMATSGDYRNYYESEGRRLSHTIDPETGHPIAHHLASVTVIADDCMTADALATGFTVMGYERASELATRENIPAYFIIRTEDGFEGHQTPAFSSFVAQ, from the coding sequence ATGACATCCCGTATGTTACAACCCGCCCGGGTAGCCTTTGCCAGCATCTTCATGATGCTGGCACTGGTGGCCTTGGCGGGTTGCTCGTTTCAGCCGGACGAAGAAGTCTGGGAAATTTCAGGTCCTGCGTTTGGCACCACTTATCATATCAGCGTTGTCTTACCGGAAGATCACGAGAGGCTTCAGGCGCTGGCAAAAGGCATTGACGACGCTCTTGAAGGGGTTGATGCCTCCATGTCGACCTGGCGGGAGGACTCAGAACTGTCAAAGCTGAACCGCCGGGAAGATCAGTCGGACTGGATTCCGGTGTCTGATGGGCTTTTTGAAGTGTTGGCCAGGGCCAATGAGATTTCACGGCTGACAGGCGGTGCGTTTGACGTAACCATCGGGCCGATGGTCAATCTCTGGGGCTTCGGTCCGGATGCACGGCCAGAACAGATTCCTTCAGAAGAGGCCTTGGCTCGCGCTTTGGCCAAGACGGGTTACGAGCAGCTGACGCTTCAGGCCGATCCGCCCGCTGTAAAGGCGGCGATGCCCCAATACATCGATCTGTCTGCGATCGCAAAAGGTTACGGTGTAGACGTCGTGGCTCGCTATCTCGATAGTGAAGGTGTTGAGGCTTATCTTGTCGAAATAGGTGGAGAAATTCGCACCCACGGGCAGAAGCCGGATGGTAGCGTGTGGAGGCTTGCCATTGAGCAGCCGGTGGATGGCGCAGAGCATACGGTCAACAGCATCGTTTCCCTGCCTTCACGGGCAATGGCCACCTCAGGAGACTATCGTAACTATTACGAATCGGAAGGGCGCCGTTTATCCCATACAATAGACCCTGAGACCGGACACCCGATTGCGCATCATCTGGCTTCTGTAACGGTTATTGCAGATGACTGCATGACCGCTGATGCACTGGCGACCGGTTTCACTGTGATGGGTTACGAGCGGGCGAGTGAGCTCGCAACGCGGGAGAATATTCCGGCCTATTTTATTATTCGGACGGAAGACGGGTTTGAGGGGCATCAGACCCCGGCGTTTTCGTCCTTCGTTGCTCAGTAA
- the nqrM gene encoding (Na+)-NQR maturation NqrM, with protein sequence MSTFLLVFLIVVLLVAGMSVGVIFGRKPISGSCGGMSAVGISSSCDICGGNTQKCEEESQRVALEAVAPEDLAYDATKAGRKQ encoded by the coding sequence ATGAGTACCTTTCTTCTGGTTTTTTTGATTGTGGTTTTGCTGGTCGCCGGCATGTCTGTTGGCGTCATTTTTGGTCGCAAGCCGATCAGCGGCAGCTGTGGCGGTATGAGTGCGGTTGGAATCAGCTCGTCCTGTGATATTTGTGGCGGCAACACCCAGAAGTGCGAAGAGGAAAGTCAGCGTGTGGCTTTGGAGGCAGTAGCACCCGAGGACCTGGCCTATGATGCGACCAAGGCTGGTCGCAAGCAGTAA
- the sthA gene encoding Si-specific NAD(P)(+) transhydrogenase: MAEHHYDVVVIGAGPSGEGAAMNATKHGKRVAIVEDKPTVGGNCTHWGTIPSKALRHSVKQIITFNTNQMFRDIGEPRWFSFPRVLQNAQKVIGKQVKLRTQFYSRNRVDLINGRASFLDENRLEVRGNKSVETLHFKQAVIATGSRPYLPPDVDFRHHRIYNSDTILNLSHTPRTLIIYGAGVIGSEYASIFAGLGVKVDLINPGSRLLSFLDDEISDALSYHLRNNGVLVRHNEQYEALDGDDHGVVLSLQSGKKIRADAFLWCNGRSGNTESLGLENIGLTPNGRGQLSTDKHYRTDVENIYAAGDVIGWPSLASAAYDQGRSASSDIAQDEYFRFVSDVPTGIYTIPEISSVGKTESELTEAKVPYEVGQAFFKDLARAQITGEAVGMLKILFHRETRQILGIHCFGDQAAEIVHIGQAIMNQEGEANSLNYFINTTFNYPTMAEAYRVAALNGLNRIF; the protein is encoded by the coding sequence ATGGCAGAACATCATTACGACGTCGTCGTTATCGGTGCGGGACCTTCAGGTGAAGGTGCGGCAATGAACGCGACGAAGCATGGCAAGCGTGTTGCTATCGTTGAAGACAAGCCCACCGTGGGAGGCAACTGCACCCACTGGGGTACGATTCCTTCCAAGGCTTTGCGCCACTCGGTCAAACAGATCATTACCTTCAATACCAATCAGATGTTCCGGGATATCGGAGAACCCCGCTGGTTCTCGTTTCCCCGGGTGCTGCAAAATGCACAGAAGGTCATTGGTAAACAGGTAAAACTGAGAACTCAGTTTTATTCCCGTAACCGAGTGGATCTGATCAACGGACGCGCATCGTTTCTGGATGAGAACCGGCTCGAAGTCCGTGGTAACAAGTCCGTCGAGACACTGCACTTCAAGCAGGCAGTGATTGCGACCGGCTCACGTCCGTATTTGCCGCCTGATGTCGATTTCCGCCATCACCGGATTTACAACTCGGACACCATACTCAATCTGTCCCATACACCGCGCACGCTGATCATTTACGGTGCCGGCGTTATCGGTTCCGAATATGCGTCCATTTTTGCCGGTCTTGGTGTGAAGGTTGACCTGATCAACCCGGGCAGTCGCCTGCTGTCATTCCTTGATGATGAAATCTCGGATGCGCTTAGCTACCACCTGCGCAACAACGGTGTGCTGGTGCGTCACAACGAGCAATATGAGGCTTTGGATGGGGACGACCACGGGGTTGTTCTTTCTCTGCAGTCAGGCAAGAAAATACGCGCCGATGCGTTTCTCTGGTGCAACGGCCGCAGTGGCAATACTGAAAGCCTGGGGCTGGAGAACATTGGCCTGACGCCGAATGGTCGTGGCCAGTTGTCCACTGATAAGCACTACCGCACAGATGTGGAGAACATCTACGCTGCTGGCGATGTTATCGGTTGGCCAAGCCTTGCAAGTGCTGCCTATGACCAGGGGCGATCTGCATCTTCGGACATTGCTCAGGATGAGTACTTCCGGTTTGTTTCAGATGTGCCCACGGGCATTTATACGATTCCCGAAATCAGTTCTGTCGGTAAAACCGAGAGTGAGCTGACAGAAGCCAAGGTACCCTATGAAGTTGGGCAGGCTTTTTTCAAGGATCTTGCCCGGGCGCAGATTACTGGCGAAGCTGTCGGCATGCTCAAAATCCTGTTCCACCGTGAAACCCGACAGATTCTGGGCATACACTGCTTTGGGGACCAGGCTGCCGAGATTGTTCACATCGGCCAGGCGATCATGAATCAGGAGGGTGAGGCCAACTCTCTCAATTACTTCATCAACACAACCTTTAACTACCCGACCATGGCGGAAGCTTACCGGGTAGCTGCGTTGAACGGCCTGAACCGGATCTTCTGA
- a CDS encoding glycerophosphodiester phosphodiesterase, producing MIVYGHRGAKGEAPENTLPGFRHAYRQGVRHFELDIVLSKDGKPVLVHDLTTDRTTDQKGNVSQYTAAELAAMDARRNTTSWPVKTGIPALEDLLDQFGDIEHFQLEVKKDTRARLNILCNRLTEIIQHRNLYQTAAITSADTWFLKEIRRRNKRIRTGLVAERRFPRPLGIAARLGCDYLCVNWKLCSPELVEKARRRGMHVSCWTVNRIQDMLRLEAMGVDSIITDFPTSTRMFFDNRARSATSLPDDRQENTTTGNATLPAN from the coding sequence ATGATCGTCTACGGACACCGGGGCGCCAAAGGTGAAGCCCCAGAGAATACCCTGCCCGGATTCAGGCACGCCTACCGGCAGGGCGTTCGGCATTTTGAGCTGGATATCGTGCTGTCGAAAGATGGCAAGCCCGTGCTGGTGCACGATCTCACGACCGACCGCACTACGGACCAGAAAGGCAATGTGAGCCAATATACGGCAGCAGAGCTTGCCGCCATGGACGCCCGTCGCAACACAACCTCATGGCCGGTAAAAACCGGTATCCCTGCGCTGGAAGATCTGTTGGATCAGTTCGGTGATATTGAGCACTTCCAGCTGGAAGTGAAGAAGGATACTCGCGCCAGACTGAATATTCTCTGTAACCGCCTAACGGAAATCATCCAACACCGCAATCTCTATCAGACGGCAGCGATCACTTCGGCGGACACCTGGTTTCTGAAAGAAATACGCAGAAGAAATAAACGCATTCGCACAGGGCTGGTAGCAGAACGACGGTTCCCCCGGCCACTCGGCATCGCAGCGCGGCTGGGCTGTGACTACTTGTGCGTCAACTGGAAACTTTGTTCGCCAGAACTTGTAGAGAAAGCTCGCCGGAGAGGAATGCATGTCTCCTGCTGGACCGTCAACCGCATCCAGGACATGCTTCGGCTTGAAGCTATGGGCGTGGACAGTATCATCACAGACTTCCCTACAAGCACGCGCATGTTTTTTGATAATCGCGCACGCTCTGCCACCTCACTGCCTGACGACCGCCAGGAAAACACAACGACGGGTAATGCGACATTACCCGCCAACTGA
- a CDS encoding 3-deoxy-7-phosphoheptulonate synthase: protein MLAILHPNTPLDSEAYRQTMHFLENLPGVSVRVHEIQGASQRLTEVYLLGDTKPLDMAEIEALPAVERAIRISEDYRVLGRHRDDNRQTGFSYNGVDFNQSNLNIFAGLCAVDIPEHVEMMLKALEENGQVCTRMGAYKPRTNPYSFQGHGKGCLPWVFEKAGKHGIKVVAMEITHEGHIEEIDTCLEKLGRPTGVMLQVGTRNTQNFELLKAIGRQSTYPVLLKRGFGITLNESLNAAEYLASEGNANVIFCLRGMKTEAGQPHRNMVDFAHVPAVKRLTRMPVCVDPSHSVGTREKAPDGILDVMHATAQGVIAGANMVLVDFHPKPEKALVDGPQALLMNELPAYLEDIQLCHDTWKKRQAIYQRLKGVTSE, encoded by the coding sequence ATGTTAGCCATTCTTCATCCCAACACACCTCTGGACAGTGAAGCCTACCGCCAGACGATGCACTTCCTGGAGAATCTGCCGGGCGTATCTGTGCGGGTGCATGAGATTCAGGGAGCCAGTCAGCGGCTGACCGAGGTTTACCTTCTGGGCGACACCAAGCCGCTCGACATGGCAGAAATCGAAGCACTGCCGGCTGTTGAGCGCGCCATCCGCATATCTGAAGATTACCGGGTTCTGGGGCGCCATAGAGATGATAACCGGCAGACAGGCTTTAGCTACAACGGCGTAGACTTCAACCAGTCCAATCTCAACATTTTCGCCGGGCTCTGCGCTGTAGATATTCCTGAGCATGTCGAAATGATGTTGAAGGCTCTTGAGGAAAACGGTCAGGTTTGTACCCGCATGGGTGCCTACAAGCCTCGCACCAACCCTTATTCATTTCAGGGGCATGGTAAGGGTTGTCTGCCGTGGGTTTTTGAAAAAGCTGGCAAACACGGTATCAAAGTGGTGGCCATGGAAATCACCCATGAAGGCCACATTGAAGAAATCGATACCTGCCTGGAAAAGCTCGGGCGGCCAACTGGCGTTATGCTTCAGGTGGGCACACGAAATACCCAGAACTTTGAACTGCTGAAAGCCATCGGTCGCCAAAGCACCTACCCGGTACTGCTAAAGCGCGGGTTCGGCATCACTCTGAACGAATCCCTGAATGCGGCGGAATACCTGGCCAGCGAAGGCAACGCCAACGTCATTTTCTGCCTGCGCGGCATGAAAACCGAAGCCGGTCAGCCGCACCGCAACATGGTGGACTTTGCTCACGTACCAGCCGTTAAACGGCTGACGCGCATGCCTGTCTGCGTCGACCCTTCTCATTCGGTAGGTACCCGTGAGAAGGCTCCGGACGGCATCCTGGATGTTATGCACGCAACAGCACAGGGCGTGATCGCAGGGGCCAATATGGTTCTGGTGGACTTCCATCCCAAACCGGAAAAGGCACTGGTAGACGGGCCTCAGGCACTGCTTATGAACGAACTGCCGGCCTACCTTGAAGATATACAGCTGTGCCACGATACCTGGAAAAAACGCCAGGCCATTTACCAACGTCTAAAAGGTGTAACATCGGAATGA